In Nocardia asteroides, a single genomic region encodes these proteins:
- a CDS encoding helix-turn-helix domain-containing protein gives MTGVEQARAALGARLRELRRDARLSGIGLAAACGWHSSKVSRIEHGKQNPTEADLATWCQAVGNLAVLDDLVASLRNMQAMYLEWQRTVAAGHAHRQRQSIKLEAQTRHVRWWEPEVVPGLLQTERYARGVLAACIAVIAGRDDLDDALAARMQRQQVLAQGDHRFHIVIGEWALYRTVGDDDVMREQLDRLTDLLAHPRVRLGVLPLLAEYRGPASNFVIYDRAKVLAETVSAELTITRPSEILLHERTFTIIAEQARYGAEADALITAAAQQRR, from the coding sequence GTGACCGGCGTCGAACAGGCACGAGCGGCACTCGGCGCCCGCCTACGGGAACTGCGCCGGGATGCCCGCCTGTCCGGCATCGGCCTGGCGGCAGCGTGCGGCTGGCATTCCTCCAAGGTCTCCCGGATCGAGCACGGCAAGCAGAACCCAACCGAGGCGGACCTCGCCACTTGGTGCCAGGCGGTCGGCAATCTCGCAGTGCTCGATGACCTGGTGGCGTCGCTTCGCAACATGCAGGCCATGTACCTGGAATGGCAGCGCACCGTGGCGGCCGGCCACGCGCACCGGCAACGTCAGTCGATCAAGCTCGAAGCTCAGACCCGGCACGTCCGCTGGTGGGAGCCCGAGGTGGTTCCTGGCCTCCTGCAGACCGAGCGCTATGCGCGCGGCGTGCTGGCGGCGTGCATAGCGGTCATCGCCGGGCGGGATGACCTCGACGATGCGCTTGCCGCCCGGATGCAGCGCCAGCAGGTACTCGCTCAGGGCGACCATCGGTTCCACATCGTCATCGGCGAATGGGCGCTCTACCGCACGGTCGGCGATGACGATGTGATGCGGGAGCAGCTTGACCGCTTGACCGACCTTCTGGCACACCCACGGGTCCGCCTCGGTGTCCTGCCGCTGCTCGCGGAGTACCGGGGACCGGCGTCGAACTTCGTCATCTACGACCGGGCCAAGGTGCTGGCCGAGACCGTAAGCGCCGAGCTGACGATCACCAGGCCGTCCGAGATTCTTCTCCACGAGAGGACGTTCACGATCATCGCCGAGCAAGCTCGCTATGGCGCCGAGGCCGACGCGCTGATCACTGCCGCCGCACAGCAACGGCGCTGA
- a CDS encoding histone-like nucleoid-structuring protein Lsr2: MARKVIVEMVDDFDGKSTAEETVFFALDGAQFEMDLSTDNAKQLRAFFEQWTPHARKVGRAPKSKSVARSTDNREKTQAIRDWARTNGVDVSSRGRIAAEVVDAYKQAVKGE; encoded by the coding sequence TTGGCGCGCAAAGTGATCGTCGAGATGGTCGATGACTTCGATGGGAAGTCGACAGCCGAGGAAACCGTGTTCTTCGCGCTCGATGGCGCTCAGTTCGAGATGGACCTCTCGACCGACAACGCGAAGCAGCTGCGAGCCTTCTTCGAGCAGTGGACGCCGCATGCCCGGAAGGTGGGTCGGGCCCCGAAGTCGAAGAGCGTTGCTCGTTCCACCGATAACCGCGAAAAGACCCAGGCCATACGCGACTGGGCCCGGACCAACGGCGTCGACGTGTCGAGCCGAGGCCGCATCGCCGCCGAGGTGGTGGACGCCTACAAGCAGGCGGTCAAGGGCGAGTAG
- a CDS encoding helix-turn-helix domain-containing protein, with translation MLTKVIPPQGPELKRYTDLAVDDLRPYVARVLLGTRLRRLRSERNLDGQKVAKAIGCSKSKLSRIESGRIPCPRSDLAELLRFYGAASDSWAEFQLLAHRGGLTPWWADDVALLPIDGGHLIDLEPAAQRINCYETRFVPELLQTEEYSRAIFEQAAGTHGTEPERRVEILRKRQQILRHKSPPRVWVIVEEAALRSNFVDQHVRQRQFDHLLNMTRAPESHISLQIVRETKCAAASLPHSCTYLRFPSQDLPDLVVNETFNRVVINERKADVEGCMAAFNNAMLLAESPDVSRALLKAMR, from the coding sequence GTGCTGACGAAAGTCATCCCGCCGCAGGGGCCGGAGCTCAAGCGCTACACGGACCTCGCCGTCGACGACCTCAGACCTTATGTCGCGAGAGTGTTGCTCGGCACGCGCCTGCGGCGCCTGCGCTCGGAGCGCAATCTCGACGGCCAGAAAGTGGCGAAGGCCATCGGCTGCTCGAAATCAAAACTCAGCCGGATCGAAAGCGGCCGTATCCCTTGCCCTCGGAGTGACCTCGCGGAGCTGCTGAGGTTCTACGGGGCCGCATCAGACAGCTGGGCCGAGTTTCAGCTGCTGGCGCATCGTGGCGGACTGACGCCTTGGTGGGCCGACGATGTCGCACTCTTGCCGATCGATGGGGGACACCTCATCGATCTGGAGCCGGCCGCGCAGCGTATCAACTGCTACGAGACTCGATTCGTGCCAGAACTGCTACAGACCGAGGAGTATTCACGCGCGATCTTCGAACAGGCAGCAGGCACCCACGGGACTGAACCTGAGAGGCGGGTGGAAATCCTACGGAAGCGTCAACAGATCCTGCGGCACAAGAGTCCGCCGCGCGTGTGGGTAATCGTCGAGGAAGCAGCCCTGCGTAGTAATTTCGTTGACCAGCACGTAAGGCAACGGCAGTTTGATCATCTATTGAATATGACGAGAGCGCCGGAGAGCCATATCAGCTTGCAGATCGTTCGGGAAACCAAGTGCGCTGCCGCGAGCCTCCCTCACTCGTGCACCTATTTGAGATTTCCGTCCCAGGATCTACCTGATCTGGTAGTGAACGAGACGTTCAACAGAGTCGTCATAAATGAGAGGAAGGCGGATGTCGAGGGGTGCATGGCAGCGTTCAACAACGCTATGCTCTTGGCCGAGTCGCCCGATGTGAGCCGTGCCCTCCTGAAGGCGATGCGATAA
- a CDS encoding helix-turn-helix domain-containing protein encodes MEKSIYSAEYQRLCAFLRQLRREAGLTQVEVARRLDVPQSFVSKYETGERRLDVIELLHVVRALGSTLNEVVHQIAPGENP; translated from the coding sequence GTGGAAAAGTCGATCTATTCGGCGGAGTACCAGCGCCTTTGCGCGTTCTTGCGGCAACTGCGCCGGGAAGCCGGGCTGACTCAGGTCGAGGTCGCGCGGCGCCTCGACGTGCCACAGTCCTTCGTCAGCAAGTACGAGACCGGTGAGCGGCGGCTGGATGTTATCGAGCTGCTGCATGTGGTACGTGCGCTCGGCTCTACGTTGAATGAAGTAGTTCACCAAATCGCTCCGGGAGAGAATCCCTGA
- a CDS encoding DUF6879 family protein translates to MLHVTGDDIWEPLFRGVEDSAFHLEVKDNYAVADEAEALRRWAAGEPYEHDEQPDSWHAWDELMRETSARGVALERLRVVTVPHSDYVRWLLSTTAGNVDTGEDVRWLPRHLIQPTDVPADDYWLFDRSTVAYTTFGEDGSFTGLSISTDPKLVAWAVEARDTLWPLGIAHAAYMGSEYATT, encoded by the coding sequence GTGCTGCACGTCACCGGAGACGACATCTGGGAACCGCTCTTCCGAGGCGTCGAGGACAGCGCCTTCCACCTGGAGGTCAAGGACAACTACGCCGTGGCCGACGAGGCCGAGGCGCTGCGTCGGTGGGCGGCCGGTGAACCGTACGAACATGACGAGCAGCCGGACTCCTGGCACGCGTGGGACGAGCTGATGCGCGAGACGTCCGCGCGCGGCGTAGCGCTCGAACGGCTGCGCGTCGTGACGGTGCCGCATTCCGACTACGTTCGGTGGCTCCTCAGCACGACCGCCGGAAACGTCGATACTGGCGAAGATGTGCGCTGGCTGCCGCGCCACCTGATCCAGCCGACCGACGTGCCTGCCGATGACTACTGGTTGTTCGACCGCAGCACCGTCGCCTACACCACCTTCGGCGAAGACGGAAGTTTCACCGGGCTGTCGATCAGCACCGACCCGAAGCTCGTCGCGTGGGCAGTCGAGGCGCGAGATACGTTGTGGCCGTTGGGTATCGCACACGCGGCATACATGGGCAGCGAGTACGCAACGACGTGA
- a CDS encoding DNA-directed RNA polymerase subunit beta, with protein MEPTDRRLQPNAMSGDTPRSRCAYYRSVCQLPAVLEPPTGRIFFTTGRVWAISMPAAMGQAVKQHLDRRHGGGGPIISHPRRHTWTMLTRADTPPNAVRDEAMLQHYGIRVLRGGQRIALPSPADRGTQFRGWILPARSTFCPSGLVVLASARIVLGARVTHR; from the coding sequence ATGGAACCGACCGACCGCCGCCTGCAACCGAACGCGATGAGCGGCGATACGCCACGATCTCGCTGCGCCTACTACCGAAGCGTCTGCCAGTTGCCTGCGGTGCTGGAGCCGCCGACGGGTCGGATCTTCTTCACCACCGGCCGGGTCTGGGCGATCTCGATGCCAGCGGCGATGGGGCAGGCGGTCAAGCAGCACCTGGACCGCCGCCACGGTGGTGGGGGGCCGATCATCTCGCATCCGCGCCGCCACACCTGGACGATGCTGACGCGAGCCGACACGCCGCCAAACGCCGTGCGCGACGAAGCGATGCTCCAGCACTACGGCATCCGCGTCCTGCGCGGTGGACAGCGAATCGCACTGCCGTCGCCTGCCGATCGAGGCACGCAGTTCCGAGGATGGATCCTGCCGGCCCGCAGCACTTTCTGTCCGTCCGGGCTCGTCGTGCTGGCCTCGGCGCGCATCGTGCTGGGTGCGCGGGTGACTCACCGATAA
- a CDS encoding helix-turn-helix transcriptional regulator: MVGWRGRETPTEQLFRSERLANRRKIMTSGLTKMYMTTGEVIRRVRRSLGMTQTELGAILGYTQPAISQLEHGGSGVHDVRVLRRVAHALHVPLSILVVESDEEADVDRRNFFRAGALGGAGVAVTAAGSFGQAGAATGVKVGASDVAAINASLNQIHELDLIVGGDRLCRTAANEVRYVEQLLTTGTYSEETGRALASAGAEMMTAAGWVHYGAGRMDDARHYYADAAQSATAAGDGIAGAHALLNAGIVAFREGNRPRDGVNLTHAAQRSAAKHGGPRLRALCAVREAEAQGAVSDTSSMASAVSRAHRAYDSARGHDPEWVYLPEAELTGLTGLAFMRAGDHRQADTHLRSAIGGSKAWPREHWHWQVHLARNYLAAGDVAASCALLSANLHTFKGLASTRLDADIEGIARAVQPHHKVPEVKEFFERRAAGI; this comes from the coding sequence ATGGTCGGGTGGAGGGGCCGCGAAACCCCGACCGAGCAGCTATTCAGGTCGGAAAGACTCGCAAACAGACGCAAAATTATGACATCGGGGTTGACCAAGATGTATATGACCACCGGCGAGGTTATCCGCCGAGTTCGCCGGTCTCTCGGAATGACCCAGACCGAGCTCGGCGCAATTCTCGGCTACACCCAACCCGCGATTTCACAGCTGGAGCACGGCGGCTCTGGGGTACACGATGTCCGTGTACTACGTCGTGTAGCCCACGCGCTGCACGTTCCGCTGTCTATCCTGGTGGTGGAGTCGGATGAGGAGGCGGACGTGGATCGTCGCAACTTCTTCAGAGCTGGAGCGCTTGGCGGCGCGGGCGTGGCCGTCACCGCTGCGGGCTCCTTTGGCCAAGCTGGGGCGGCCACGGGGGTGAAGGTCGGTGCGAGCGACGTAGCCGCGATCAACGCCAGTCTGAATCAGATACACGAGCTCGACCTGATCGTCGGTGGTGATCGGTTGTGTCGGACGGCCGCCAACGAAGTGCGCTACGTCGAGCAGTTACTCACCACCGGCACCTACTCCGAGGAGACCGGCCGGGCACTCGCCAGCGCGGGTGCCGAGATGATGACCGCCGCCGGCTGGGTGCACTACGGCGCTGGCCGGATGGATGACGCGCGCCACTACTACGCCGACGCCGCCCAGTCAGCCACCGCCGCAGGCGATGGGATCGCCGGTGCTCATGCCCTGCTGAATGCTGGCATCGTGGCCTTCCGCGAAGGCAACCGGCCGCGCGATGGCGTCAACCTCACCCATGCTGCGCAGAGATCAGCGGCCAAGCACGGCGGCCCGAGACTGCGCGCCCTCTGCGCAGTCCGTGAGGCCGAGGCGCAGGGCGCGGTGAGTGACACGTCCTCGATGGCTAGTGCGGTCAGCCGGGCACACCGTGCCTACGACTCTGCGCGCGGGCACGATCCGGAATGGGTCTACCTTCCCGAAGCCGAACTGACCGGGTTGACCGGCCTCGCCTTCATGCGGGCGGGCGACCATCGGCAGGCGGATACCCACCTGCGCTCAGCAATCGGCGGCTCGAAAGCGTGGCCCCGCGAGCACTGGCACTGGCAAGTGCATCTGGCTAGGAACTACCTCGCCGCCGGAGATGTTGCTGCATCGTGTGCGTTGCTGTCGGCGAACTTGCACACGTTCAAGGGACTGGCCTCGACGCGCCTGGACGCGGACATCGAGGGCATCGCGCGGGCCGTGCAGCCGCATCACAAGGTGCCCGAGGTCAAGGAGTTCTTCGAGCGACGAGCCGCTGGGATCTGA